One Bremerella sp. JC817 DNA segment encodes these proteins:
- a CDS encoding carboxypeptidase-like regulatory domain-containing protein — protein MRFLMMLSLIVALVGCSQAITPENVVEVSGSILMEGKPCRDAEVTFQAEHLPTVGRAVTNGNGKFVVDELLPGEYTVSIFRMSQDGMSIDPMFEKYAGTDSQLVAIVTPEKTTFDFDLTK, from the coding sequence ATGAGATTTCTAATGATGTTGTCACTGATCGTCGCGCTGGTTGGATGTTCTCAGGCAATCACGCCTGAGAACGTCGTGGAAGTCAGCGGCAGCATTTTGATGGAAGGAAAACCTTGCCGCGACGCGGAGGTGACCTTTCAAGCCGAACACCTGCCGACGGTCGGGCGCGCGGTGACCAACGGCAACGGAAAGTTCGTCGTCGACGAACTGTTGCCTGGGGAATACACGGTTAGCATATTCCGGATGTCGCAAGATGGTATGTCGATCGATCCGATGTTCGAAAAATACGCTGGCACCGACAGCCAACTGGTCGCCATCGTCACGCCAGAGAAAACGACGTTCGACTTCGACTTAACCAAGTAA
- a CDS encoding arylsulfatase has protein sequence MSMRFLASTLLLILLSSTGTATEPNAERLPNVIVVMADDMGLGDLSATNPQCQIKTPRLDRLASEGLTFFDAHTPSSVCTPTRYGLLTGRYNWRSKLANGVLGGTSPHLIPADRPTLGHLMRQAGYHTAMIGKWHLGWDWHKTKDGIDFSKPVKNGPDINGFDYYYGHCGSLDMPPYVWVETGKPTAIPTREEGVTREEDAYGWYRKGPIAPDFEIEQVLPHLFDKSIAYVQERTLEANRDKPFFLYLPLPAPHTPIVPLPPFRDASGLNPYGDFVMQVDHHMGQLLDTLKEQGIEENTIVFFTSDNGCSPQANFPVLKEKGHDPSAGYRGHKADLYEGGHRVPLLVRWPGHIEPGTKTQSLACLTDIYPTLEAITQQERQTTGGEDGYSLVPLFQGKDSNGRETLVSHSISGHFAIRQGNWKLLLASGSGGWSAPKENIARKQGLPDLQLYNLAADPAEQENLVAEHPEKVKQLLDLLQQQVENGRCTPGGKVPNDRQVKVMPQD, from the coding sequence ATGTCGATGCGATTTTTAGCCAGTACATTGCTGCTGATCCTTTTGAGCTCAACGGGTACCGCCACAGAGCCAAATGCCGAGCGTTTGCCAAATGTCATCGTGGTGATGGCAGACGACATGGGCCTGGGCGACCTCTCGGCGACCAATCCTCAGTGCCAGATCAAGACGCCGCGGCTCGATCGACTCGCAAGCGAGGGATTGACCTTTTTCGACGCGCATACGCCCAGCTCTGTTTGTACGCCAACCCGTTATGGTCTGCTGACAGGCCGTTACAACTGGCGATCGAAGCTGGCTAACGGCGTGCTGGGAGGAACCAGTCCGCATTTGATTCCTGCCGATCGGCCAACGCTGGGGCATCTCATGCGGCAGGCAGGTTATCACACAGCCATGATTGGCAAATGGCACCTCGGTTGGGACTGGCACAAAACGAAAGACGGAATCGATTTCAGCAAGCCAGTGAAGAATGGGCCAGATATCAATGGCTTCGATTACTACTACGGGCATTGTGGCTCGCTCGACATGCCTCCGTACGTTTGGGTAGAAACGGGCAAGCCAACGGCCATTCCGACGCGCGAAGAAGGTGTGACGCGGGAAGAAGATGCTTATGGCTGGTATCGCAAAGGACCGATCGCACCTGACTTCGAGATCGAACAGGTCTTGCCGCATCTGTTCGACAAGTCGATCGCTTACGTGCAAGAGCGGACCTTGGAAGCAAATCGTGACAAACCTTTCTTTCTTTATTTGCCACTGCCAGCGCCACACACGCCGATCGTGCCGCTACCGCCGTTTCGTGACGCGAGCGGTTTGAATCCCTATGGTGACTTCGTCATGCAAGTCGATCATCACATGGGACAGCTTTTGGATACGCTGAAGGAGCAAGGGATCGAAGAGAACACGATTGTCTTCTTCACCAGTGATAACGGTTGCTCGCCCCAGGCAAACTTCCCCGTGCTGAAAGAAAAAGGGCACGACCCCAGCGCCGGTTATCGTGGTCACAAGGCCGATCTATACGAAGGTGGTCACCGCGTGCCGTTGCTCGTCCGATGGCCTGGGCACATTGAACCAGGCACCAAAACCCAATCGCTGGCGTGCCTCACCGATATCTATCCGACGCTGGAGGCAATCACGCAGCAAGAACGCCAAACGACCGGAGGTGAAGATGGCTATAGCCTGGTGCCGCTATTCCAAGGCAAAGATTCAAACGGACGAGAGACGCTGGTGAGCCATTCGATCTCAGGCCATTTCGCCATTCGCCAGGGAAACTGGAAACTGCTGCTCGCCTCCGGCAGTGGTGGTTGGAGTGCACCGAAAGAGAACATTGCCCGGAAACAAGGTTTGCCAGATCTGCAGCTCTATAACCTGGCAGCCGATCCGGCCGAACAAGAAAACCTGGTCGCGGAACACCCTGAGAAAGTGAAACAGCTTCTCGACCTGCTTCAGCAGCAGGTCGAGAATGGCCGATGCACTCCTGGCGGGAAAGTTCCGAACGATCGCCAGGTGAAAGTAATGCCGCAGGATTAA
- a CDS encoding carbohydrate porin: METQHHPLVVPELRGPSGGPDELLASEAQIEKEELEPWGGTLFGEWFHVLGPKQSVTGEYIYTGEVFNNAHGGIKTSGATAYRGNIDIVFSIDMNEAVGIEGGTFFIYGENNHGRSITTDYVGDYQTLSNLDADPFTQISEYWWMQEFGEGDVWFKIGKQDANADFCALDLAGDFVGSSFGVIPNVPMPTFPTPGMGIAGFARWSDSLLLKGGIYDGNPRGGTWGLNELGKYGHFAIFEAAWEPRFGAEGQLTGVYRFGAWRHSGEVEHVDGSGETRQGNHGFYMAFDQLVFREGNDPETDQGLGLFFQLGWAPEQYNEINRYYGCGLNYKGFFEGRDEDYIGLGWAYTQWGPTIHEISGHTYESVVELYYLCQLTDSIVLQPDFQFIANPGGVDARDCLAIGLRFEIAL, from the coding sequence ATGGAGACTCAACATCATCCTTTGGTGGTGCCGGAGTTGCGCGGACCCAGCGGTGGCCCCGATGAGTTGTTAGCCTCTGAGGCGCAGATCGAGAAAGAAGAACTCGAGCCTTGGGGAGGAACGCTGTTTGGTGAGTGGTTTCATGTGCTGGGACCAAAACAATCAGTCACCGGTGAGTACATCTACACCGGCGAGGTCTTCAACAATGCCCATGGTGGCATTAAGACGAGTGGCGCGACGGCCTACCGTGGCAACATCGATATTGTCTTCAGCATCGACATGAACGAAGCGGTCGGGATTGAAGGAGGTACCTTCTTCATCTACGGCGAGAACAATCACGGCCGCAGCATCACGACCGATTACGTGGGCGACTATCAGACGCTGAGTAACCTCGACGCCGATCCTTTCACGCAGATCAGTGAATACTGGTGGATGCAGGAATTCGGCGAGGGAGACGTCTGGTTCAAGATTGGTAAGCAAGACGCCAACGCCGACTTTTGTGCCCTCGATCTGGCGGGCGATTTCGTTGGATCTTCGTTCGGTGTGATTCCTAACGTTCCGATGCCAACTTTTCCGACCCCTGGGATGGGCATCGCCGGATTTGCTCGTTGGTCTGATTCCTTGCTGCTGAAAGGTGGCATCTACGACGGAAATCCGCGCGGAGGAACCTGGGGCCTTAACGAACTCGGGAAATATGGCCACTTCGCGATTTTTGAGGCGGCCTGGGAACCTCGTTTCGGAGCAGAAGGGCAGTTAACCGGAGTTTATCGCTTTGGTGCCTGGCGACATTCAGGCGAAGTCGAGCATGTCGATGGCAGCGGCGAAACTCGCCAGGGAAATCATGGCTTCTATATGGCGTTCGACCAGTTGGTCTTCCGAGAAGGGAACGACCCAGAAACGGATCAGGGTTTGGGTTTGTTCTTCCAACTGGGCTGGGCCCCTGAGCAGTACAACGAAATCAACCGATATTACGGCTGCGGTCTGAACTACAAGGGATTCTTCGAGGGACGCGACGAAGATTACATCGGCCTGGGGTGGGCCTATACCCAATGGGGGCCCACCATTCATGAGATTTCAGGACATACCTACGAATCGGTCGTCGAGCTCTATTATCTTTGCCAGCTAACGGACTCGATTGTTTTGCAGCCTGACTTCCAATTCATTGCCAACCCAGGCGGAGTGGATGCCCGAGACTGTCTGGCAATTGGACTGCGATTTGAAATCGCTCTCTAG
- a CDS encoding PQQ-binding-like beta-propeller repeat protein, with protein MPASFPAEPQSLWTTVLPSAGLGGIAANDQFVVVGHRDFDDFQDMFSCLDAATGKTLWQLQYLAVDNLDYGQSPRSTPTIVDDRVILLGAMGDLHCVELASGKIQWNMNLKSRFGADADLPWGYCGSPLIVDDKVIVQTGGKEAALVALDIASGEVAWKTAGAAPSYGSLIVATLGNRRQIVGHDATTLGGWDATTGVRLWTITPEIEGDFNVPTPVVVDDKLLIATENNGTRLYQFQADGMIDPEPVMTNRKLTPDMSSPVVVGKRVFCVNRFLYCLDLSQDLKELSRQRDKTLGDYAAIIADDSHLLVVGNGELLLIDATDDDCPIVGRFAFSAEKIDAFSHPALVGDRLYLRSGASLTCWKLSSDS; from the coding sequence TTGCCCGCTTCGTTTCCGGCAGAACCGCAATCGCTTTGGACCACCGTGCTTCCCAGTGCTGGACTGGGAGGCATTGCCGCGAACGACCAGTTTGTGGTCGTCGGTCATCGTGACTTCGATGACTTTCAGGACATGTTCAGTTGCCTCGATGCCGCCACCGGCAAAACTCTTTGGCAACTGCAGTACCTGGCGGTCGACAATCTCGACTACGGCCAGTCACCACGCAGCACGCCTACCATCGTTGATGATCGTGTGATCCTACTTGGTGCGATGGGTGATCTGCACTGCGTGGAGCTTGCCAGCGGTAAGATTCAGTGGAACATGAATCTGAAATCCCGCTTCGGGGCTGATGCCGATTTGCCGTGGGGTTACTGCGGATCTCCTTTGATCGTCGATGACAAAGTCATTGTGCAAACCGGCGGAAAAGAAGCCGCGCTCGTTGCTTTGGATATCGCCAGCGGTGAGGTCGCCTGGAAGACTGCCGGTGCCGCGCCATCGTATGGCTCGCTAATCGTGGCAACCTTAGGCAATCGTCGACAGATCGTCGGACACGACGCCACCACGCTCGGCGGATGGGATGCGACGACCGGCGTTCGTCTATGGACGATCACACCAGAGATCGAAGGAGACTTCAACGTTCCTACGCCCGTCGTGGTGGACGACAAACTGTTGATCGCGACGGAGAACAACGGGACTCGGCTGTATCAATTTCAGGCCGACGGCATGATCGATCCGGAGCCGGTCATGACCAACCGGAAGCTGACGCCCGACATGAGTTCGCCCGTAGTGGTGGGGAAGCGTGTCTTCTGTGTGAATCGGTTTCTGTACTGCTTGGACTTATCGCAAGACCTGAAAGAACTCTCGCGGCAGCGTGACAAAACGCTCGGCGACTATGCCGCCATCATCGCGGACGACAGTCACTTACTGGTGGTTGGCAACGGCGAACTGCTGCTGATTGATGCGACCGATGACGACTGCCCAATCGTTGGCCGTTTTGCTTTCAGTGCCGAAAAGATCGATGCCTTCTCGCATCCGGCGCTGGTCGGCGACCGGCTTTACCTGCGGAGCGGCGCGAGCCTCACTTGTTGGAAGCTTTCAAGCGATTCTTAA
- a CDS encoding PhnD/SsuA/transferrin family substrate-binding protein, with product MRLFTRQASLFGAMLLAVISATILYAEEKPLTMVVMDPLAAPLSCPCVEGYAQRKYEALEAFLEKQMGQSVHLLFTESLETLKPEDLAGGTIDVVIGKDSVVRYDTKQKGLSATALARLTDKTGSTTQYGMIVVPKDDPAQKPADLKGYQIYFGAIDAAEKHEAAIELLTKAGITLPETLEISQACSDGACKILELEGPTKGAAVISSYAAPLLEGCGTIKKGDLRVIGKTKTVPFVTAFATDNLSPKQQKQVHDALMMVATEPELCSQLETLVGFVPVEEEDAAKKK from the coding sequence ATGCGTCTATTTACCCGCCAGGCATCGCTCTTCGGAGCGATGCTGCTGGCCGTTATCTCTGCGACGATCCTCTATGCGGAAGAAAAGCCGCTGACGATGGTGGTCATGGATCCGCTGGCCGCTCCCCTTTCCTGCCCTTGCGTGGAAGGTTACGCCCAGCGGAAGTATGAAGCCCTGGAAGCGTTCCTTGAAAAGCAAATGGGCCAATCGGTGCATCTGCTCTTCACCGAGTCGCTGGAAACGCTGAAGCCGGAAGACCTGGCAGGCGGAACCATCGACGTCGTGATCGGCAAGGATTCGGTCGTGCGATACGACACGAAGCAGAAAGGCCTGTCGGCAACTGCCCTCGCGCGACTGACCGACAAGACTGGTTCGACCACGCAGTATGGCATGATCGTGGTTCCCAAGGACGACCCGGCCCAGAAGCCTGCCGACCTGAAGGGATACCAGATCTACTTCGGTGCGATCGATGCCGCCGAGAAACATGAAGCCGCCATCGAACTGCTGACCAAGGCAGGCATCACATTGCCAGAGACCTTAGAGATCTCTCAGGCCTGTAGCGATGGTGCCTGTAAGATCCTCGAGCTGGAAGGCCCGACGAAAGGGGCCGCTGTCATCTCGAGCTATGCCGCGCCTCTTTTGGAAGGCTGTGGCACGATCAAGAAGGGTGACTTGCGTGTGATTGGCAAGACGAAGACCGTTCCATTCGTGACCGCCTTCGCCACGGACAATCTTTCGCCAAAACAACAGAAGCAGGTTCACGACGCCCTGATGATGGTCGCCACGGAACCTGAACTTTGTTCGCAGCTGGAAACGCTCGTCGGCTTCGTGCCGGTCGAGGAAGAAGATGCTGCAAAAAAAAAGTAG
- a CDS encoding methyl-accepting chemotaxis protein, translating to MSTEQMQIQRSTWWGWVNSRVGAKLGIGFLVMGLLVLSCAATGAYVVHCYDHSLDYLISNGWQANSGATQGILGVRSQMLAVENIRQGFDREENLALITTSRETSQQAFVEIMESGLIDSEHSERLQKQFVEYNSSLDNLLSLYTDMDAKRTLLRDHSNHFVKVGELVETLGDSAVEELEQNPDKPFTWNDGIAQKWEAADGGMEASIGFLTQLFYLEQIIAGRNIAESKVDLDAARKFHEEAMQGMLASGSFDVPFQSEEFPQYNSQTYSEVYRQLFREQSRLSDDFIASLSQYRQAAKDYQQIASTLVAHVEELGDDAQRAVDSTMASVDSNRQFAVISLSMVTIVALIIGVAFGVICTRSIATPLRRTVDMLRDIAAGEGDLTRRLHVSGTDEIAQLAKGFNQFVEKLQHLIRHIAQNATSIQTSATSLDSAASSLIDGARQTTSESTQVRTSSNEMEVGLGSVSSATTVMSSNIQTIASSLQEMTKTIDEIARNSERAASSMTKTSNLATASNAKIDTLGSAAEDIGSVIQQVEDIAEQTNLLALNATIEAARAGEAGKGFAVVATEVKELARQTAGAIDSIREKVLHIQNSSSEAMSAIGEMNAMISDVTQLATTIASAVEEQNIVTRSISDNVTNASEMTKTVVSTIEGSREQSERITNGIIHVDQIAQDTYRNAEQNRTTASSVAQLTHELQGLLGQFKV from the coding sequence ATGAGTACTGAACAGATGCAAATTCAGCGATCGACCTGGTGGGGATGGGTGAATTCAAGAGTCGGCGCCAAGCTTGGCATTGGCTTCCTGGTGATGGGCCTGCTAGTGCTCTCATGTGCAGCCACCGGCGCCTATGTCGTTCACTGCTACGACCATTCACTCGACTACCTGATCAGCAATGGCTGGCAAGCAAACTCTGGCGCAACGCAAGGGATCTTGGGTGTTCGCTCACAAATGTTGGCGGTCGAAAACATTCGCCAAGGCTTCGATCGTGAAGAGAATCTCGCGTTGATCACCACCTCTCGCGAAACATCACAGCAAGCATTTGTCGAGATCATGGAGTCCGGCCTGATTGATAGCGAGCATTCCGAGCGACTTCAGAAGCAATTCGTTGAGTACAACTCCTCGCTCGACAACTTGCTTTCCCTGTACACTGACATGGATGCCAAACGAACCTTGCTGCGGGATCATTCGAATCATTTCGTGAAAGTTGGCGAATTGGTAGAAACTCTCGGAGATTCCGCGGTCGAAGAGCTGGAACAAAACCCGGACAAACCGTTTACCTGGAATGATGGGATTGCTCAAAAGTGGGAAGCTGCTGACGGAGGGATGGAAGCATCGATCGGCTTCCTGACGCAGCTGTTCTACCTCGAACAAATTATCGCTGGTCGTAATATCGCAGAGTCCAAGGTCGATTTGGATGCCGCTCGTAAATTTCATGAAGAAGCGATGCAAGGCATGCTGGCCTCAGGCAGCTTCGACGTTCCTTTCCAGTCGGAAGAGTTCCCCCAGTACAACTCCCAAACCTACTCCGAAGTCTACCGACAGCTCTTCCGCGAACAATCTCGCCTTTCCGACGACTTTATTGCCAGTCTTTCGCAATATCGCCAAGCAGCCAAGGATTATCAGCAGATCGCTTCAACCTTAGTCGCTCATGTGGAAGAACTCGGGGACGATGCTCAGCGTGCCGTCGATTCGACGATGGCCAGTGTTGACTCCAATCGTCAATTCGCGGTGATCTCACTTTCGATGGTCACAATTGTCGCCTTGATCATTGGCGTCGCCTTTGGCGTGATCTGTACCCGTTCGATCGCGACTCCGCTCCGCCGAACCGTGGACATGCTTCGTGACATTGCCGCAGGCGAAGGGGACCTCACCCGACGACTGCATGTTTCGGGCACCGACGAAATCGCTCAGCTCGCCAAGGGCTTCAATCAATTTGTCGAGAAGCTTCAGCACTTGATCCGCCACATCGCACAAAATGCAACCTCGATTCAGACGTCAGCGACTTCACTGGATAGCGCTGCCTCGTCGTTGATTGATGGTGCTCGGCAAACGACCAGCGAATCTACCCAGGTGCGCACATCTTCCAACGAAATGGAAGTGGGCCTGGGAAGTGTTTCGTCGGCAACAACGGTCATGTCGAGCAATATCCAGACGATCGCCTCGTCATTGCAAGAGATGACGAAAACGATCGACGAGATCGCGCGCAACTCGGAACGTGCTGCGTCAAGCATGACCAAGACATCGAACCTGGCAACCGCCAGCAATGCCAAGATAGATACGCTGGGCAGCGCTGCGGAAGATATTGGTTCTGTGATTCAGCAAGTCGAAGACATCGCCGAGCAAACCAATTTACTCGCGTTGAACGCCACGATCGAAGCGGCTCGGGCCGGGGAAGCGGGCAAGGGTTTCGCTGTCGTGGCCACTGAAGTGAAAGAACTCGCTCGGCAAACGGCCGGAGCGATCGATAGTATTCGCGAGAAAGTGCTACACATTCAAAACTCGTCGTCCGAAGCGATGAGCGCCATCGGCGAAATGAACGCGATGATCAGCGATGTCACGCAGCTCGCCACGACAATTGCTTCAGCGGTCGAAGAGCAGAATATCGTGACCCGCAGCATCTCGGACAACGTTACCAACGCGTCCGAGATGACCAAGACGGTCGTTTCGACGATCGAAGGATCGCGAGAACAAAGCGAACGGATCACCAATGGCATCATCCATGTCGATCAGATCGCTCAAGACACTTATCGCAACGCCGAACAGAATCGTACGACCGCTTCCAGCGTTGCTCAGCTCACGCACGAACTGCAAGGTTTGCTGGGACAGTTCAAGGTTTAA
- a CDS encoding DUF1559 domain-containing protein yields the protein MPKRTAFTLVELLVVIAIIGVLIALLLPAVQMAREAARRGQCVNNIKQMLLGMHNYMDVNGGHIPRGVHFSHTTRADGCGGDEGNPYAHTLHTYLLPYIEQKNIYDQVDFRYGMKASQNAHVKAMRVATYECPSSPLGPYISTCGPNNYPVAMSSHGYGQCGRYGPPNGGVFSIFWGLKYPFSAGTPIPLDNAPVVAPKMKMAAVTDGLSNTMVIGEFAPGRDYVLENGVDKNQFARSWFDGQYQSNIGYTIHRNGTPNSPEPTWGSGTYARNISTVGSYHPGGVNGGMMDGSVRFIPDTIDGNLWFAMGTPQSGEVVTLTF from the coding sequence ATGCCGAAGCGAACAGCCTTCACGCTGGTGGAATTGCTTGTTGTTATTGCAATTATTGGCGTTTTAATCGCACTTCTTTTGCCTGCGGTGCAGATGGCACGCGAGGCCGCGCGACGTGGGCAATGTGTCAACAACATCAAGCAGATGTTGCTCGGAATGCACAACTATATGGACGTCAATGGCGGACACATACCGCGTGGCGTGCACTTCTCACACACGACCCGTGCCGATGGATGTGGAGGGGATGAGGGGAATCCTTACGCCCATACTTTGCATACCTATTTGTTGCCCTATATCGAACAAAAGAATATCTACGACCAGGTCGACTTTCGTTACGGGATGAAGGCATCGCAGAACGCCCATGTCAAAGCGATGCGTGTCGCAACCTATGAGTGCCCGAGCTCGCCACTGGGGCCGTACATCAGCACGTGTGGTCCGAACAACTATCCGGTGGCAATGTCGAGCCATGGCTACGGCCAGTGTGGTCGCTATGGTCCGCCCAACGGCGGCGTGTTCTCGATCTTCTGGGGCCTGAAGTATCCATTCTCAGCCGGAACGCCGATTCCGCTCGACAACGCTCCGGTCGTGGCACCCAAGATGAAGATGGCGGCCGTGACCGATGGGCTCTCCAACACGATGGTCATCGGCGAGTTCGCCCCAGGCCGCGACTATGTGCTGGAGAATGGAGTCGATAAGAACCAATTTGCCCGAAGCTGGTTTGACGGGCAGTATCAGTCGAACATCGGCTACACCATTCATCGCAATGGAACCCCTAACAGTCCTGAGCCAACGTGGGGTTCCGGTACCTATGCCCGCAACATCTCGACGGTGGGGAGTTATCATCCCGGCGGTGTGAATGGCGGGATGATGGATGGGAGCGTCCGATTTATCCCCGACACCATCGATGGCAACTTGTGGTTTGCGATGGGAACGCCGCAAAGCGGCGAAGTCGTTACGTTGACGTTTTAG
- the mdoH gene encoding glucans biosynthesis glucosyltransferase MdoH, translating to MSHLSSTTDVGAVFGHSFDTDLGSVFPHVPALVEIPESDVRSAKMVVAEYLRDLGLTDPEFIAAESKRIVSDALEQIATDPKANGKRLRKLAVRLTVKKLAKWVHAIEVENDASDSPIPTGVIGAHLPELLNQHPEGLLGDTLPEPLVANAKTKRKQVVPHSKPKEMTKQELPLLPRWGKQLAEKLGWQQAKRDQRDQAPASQQTDCSVLNCFNVTRGLLAFLTVLTTGAAAAAYWETVSATGFFQYPLVALFVLLFFWIAFSFWTASMGLASILFSKKQKNTLSPGDEGYLAGLPRSAILMPIYNEDTSSVMANLKAVALSLKSIAAAEKFDLFVLSDTTNPDIWLEEERAWAKLVIDLGDSCNVYYRHRPKNVSRKAGNIADFCQRWGDHYPYMIVLDADSVMDGATLVEMVRRMENDPKIGILQVPPTPVNRQSFFARTQQFAAQVYGRVFLEGFALWSECDGNYWGHNAIIRIKPFMEHCDLPVLPGNGPLGGEILSHDFVEAALMRRAGWKICLAHDLQGSYEECPTTMLDYAQRDQRWCQGNMQHMGLLLADGFHPASRLHLSMGVMSYLSSPLWLVFLSLSLIAAIISGGSEGNAILGGLAGGLFAATMGMLLLPKAFGLIALYLRPAPHDTPEVREKAWMSVLLETAIAILIAPIMMLLHSQFVLATLRGKKVKWNAQQRDDTGVSLGDAIMMHWGHTLIGLVVTTGLFMTAPAFLFWLSPVLVGLLFSVPISMVLGSLEIGRNLKKNGLLMIGEEVHSPEVLTAQKTALAQAFREKQGASRTDPFQLVLEDPAYLVLHLGILRTADREIPVFRDQLMEIQAIVKKDGLQALPPQVRFQVQNNRYAMEQLHIQLRSQRQPKSALAYR from the coding sequence ATGTCCCATTTAAGTTCAACCACCGATGTCGGAGCTGTCTTCGGACATTCCTTCGATACCGATCTGGGGTCGGTATTTCCCCACGTACCTGCATTGGTCGAGATACCGGAATCGGATGTTCGGTCTGCCAAGATGGTGGTTGCTGAATACCTGCGCGATCTCGGTTTGACCGATCCAGAATTCATCGCCGCCGAAAGCAAGCGAATCGTCAGCGACGCCCTCGAGCAGATCGCGACCGATCCGAAAGCCAACGGCAAGCGGCTCCGCAAACTGGCGGTACGTTTGACCGTCAAAAAGCTGGCCAAGTGGGTGCATGCCATTGAAGTCGAAAACGACGCCAGCGATTCGCCTATTCCGACCGGCGTCATCGGCGCGCACTTGCCTGAACTACTAAATCAACATCCGGAAGGCCTCCTGGGCGACACCTTGCCAGAACCACTGGTCGCCAATGCCAAGACCAAGCGAAAGCAGGTCGTGCCACACTCCAAGCCGAAAGAAATGACCAAGCAGGAGCTGCCACTTCTGCCTCGTTGGGGAAAGCAGTTGGCGGAAAAGCTCGGCTGGCAACAAGCCAAACGAGATCAACGCGACCAGGCACCCGCTTCTCAGCAGACCGATTGCTCGGTGTTGAACTGCTTCAACGTGACGCGTGGTTTGCTCGCCTTCCTGACGGTGCTGACGACAGGTGCCGCAGCGGCAGCCTACTGGGAAACCGTCAGCGCGACCGGGTTCTTCCAGTATCCCCTGGTGGCGCTGTTCGTGTTGCTGTTCTTCTGGATCGCGTTCAGCTTCTGGACCGCCTCGATGGGGTTGGCTTCGATCCTGTTCTCGAAGAAACAGAAGAACACGCTTAGCCCTGGCGACGAAGGCTATCTCGCCGGACTGCCACGCAGCGCCATCCTGATGCCAATCTATAACGAAGACACTTCCAGCGTGATGGCCAACCTGAAAGCGGTTGCCCTTTCGCTGAAATCGATTGCAGCCGCCGAGAAGTTTGACCTGTTTGTTTTGTCCGACACGACCAACCCAGACATCTGGCTGGAAGAAGAACGTGCCTGGGCCAAGCTGGTGATCGACCTCGGCGATAGTTGCAATGTTTACTACCGTCACCGCCCCAAGAATGTCAGCCGCAAGGCAGGTAACATCGCCGACTTCTGTCAGCGTTGGGGTGACCACTATCCTTACATGATCGTCCTCGACGCCGACAGCGTGATGGACGGGGCGACGCTGGTCGAAATGGTTCGCCGCATGGAAAACGATCCGAAGATCGGTATCCTGCAGGTGCCACCAACCCCAGTCAATCGTCAGTCGTTCTTTGCCCGGACTCAGCAGTTCGCTGCCCAGGTCTACGGTCGCGTCTTCCTCGAAGGGTTCGCCCTTTGGTCGGAATGCGACGGCAACTACTGGGGACACAACGCCATCATCCGCATTAAGCCATTCATGGAACACTGCGATTTGCCAGTGCTGCCAGGTAATGGTCCACTGGGTGGTGAAATCCTCAGCCACGACTTTGTCGAAGCCGCTTTGATGCGTCGCGCTGGCTGGAAGATTTGCCTCGCTCACGATCTGCAAGGCAGCTACGAAGAATGTCCAACCACTATGCTCGACTACGCCCAGCGTGACCAACGTTGGTGCCAGGGTAATATGCAGCACATGGGCTTGCTGTTGGCGGACGGTTTTCACCCAGCCAGCCGCCTGCACCTGAGCATGGGGGTGATGAGCTATCTTTCGTCGCCACTGTGGCTGGTGTTCCTGTCGCTATCGCTGATCGCAGCCATTATCAGCGGTGGTTCCGAAGGCAATGCCATCCTGGGTGGGCTGGCCGGTGGCTTGTTCGCCGCAACGATGGGCATGCTGCTGTTGCCGAAAGCATTCGGTCTGATCGCTCTTTATCTGCGACCAGCTCCGCACGATACCCCCGAAGTTCGCGAGAAGGCCTGGATGAGCGTCCTGCTCGAAACCGCCATCGCGATCCTGATCGCTCCGATCATGATGCTGCTGCACAGCCAGTTTGTGTTGGCAACGCTTCGCGGCAAGAAGGTGAAGTGGAACGCTCAGCAGCGTGACGACACCGGCGTGAGCCTGGGCGATGCGATCATGATGCATTGGGGGCATACCCTTATTGGCTTGGTCGTCACGACAGGATTGTTCATGACCGCTCCGGCGTTTCTGTTCTGGCTGTCTCCGGTTTTGGTTGGCCTGCTCTTCTCGGTGCCGATCTCGATGGTTCTGGGGAGCCTCGAAATTGGTCGCAACTTGAAGAAGAATGGTCTGCTGATGATCGGTGAAGAAGTCCACAGCCCAGAAGTGCTGACCGCTCAGAAGACTGCCTTGGCTCAAGCCTTCCGTGAAAAGCAAGGTGCGTCGAGGACCGATCCATTCCAGTTGGTTTTGGAAGATCCGGCTTACCTGGTGCTGCACTTGGGGATCCTTCGCACGGCCGATCGCGAGATTCCTGTCTTCCGCGATCAGTTGATGGAAATTCAAGCGATCGTGAAGAAGGACGGGCTGCAGGCCTTACCTCCACAGGTTCGCTTCCAGGTTCAGAACAATCGGTACGCTATGGAGCAACTGCACATTCAGTTGCGTTCGCAGCGTCAGCCGAAGTCGGCTCTGGCTTATCGCTAA